A window of Apium graveolens cultivar Ventura chromosome 8, ASM990537v1, whole genome shotgun sequence contains these coding sequences:
- the LOC141676482 gene encoding auxin-responsive protein IAA12 produces MASSYQNEEGELELGLTLHTGSSCTTAEHVKKIRTAKDFPSATKTSLPHSHFSACPPVVSQVVGWPPIRTYRMNNIINQTKSSNGDQEEKEMDVNDTSKISSKKLNHGRDDNDTTKERGLVKFVKVNMDGLQIGRKVDLSVHACYETLARTIEEMFFKSSTTMNPNSLAGMNKQTVQPSKLLDGSSEFVLTYEDKEGDWMLVGDVPWGMFLNTAKRLRIMKTSEANGLAPRLQERHDRQKTKLPQHHCK; encoded by the exons ATGGCTTCTTCATACCAGAATGAGGAGGGTGAACTTGAACTGGGCTTGACTCTTCATACTGGCTCTTCTTGTACTACTGCTGAGCATGTTAAGAAAATAAGGACTGCTAAAGATTTCCCTTCTGCCACCAAAACATCACTTCCTCATTCTCACTTCTCTGCTTGCCCTCCTGTTGTCAG TCAGGTTGTAGGATGGCCACCTATAAGGACTTACAGGATGAACAACATAATTAACCAAACAAAGTCCTCAAATGGTGATCAAGAAGAAAAGGAAATGGATGTGAATGATACAAGTAAAATTTCTTCAAAGAAACTTAACCATGGAAGAGACGACAATGATACTACTAAAGAAAGAGGACTTGTTAAGTTTGTGAAGGTGAATATGGACGGATTACAAATAGGACGGAAAGTAGATTTGAGTGTTCATGCTTGTTATGAAACTTTAGCTCGAACAATTGAGGAGATGTTCTTTAAGTCCTCCACAACCATGAATCCTAACA GTCTTGCTGGAATGAATAAACAAACTGTGCAACCATCAAAGCTTTTGGATGGATCCTCTGAGTTTGTGCTCACTTATGAAGATAAGGAAGGAGACTGGATGCTTGTTGGAGATGTCCCGTGGGG GATGTTCCTAAATACTGCAAAAAGGCTTAGAATCATGAAAACATCCGAAGCTAATGGACTAG CTCCAAGGCTCCAAGAAAGACATGACAGACAAAAAACTAAGCTGCCTCAGCATCACTGCAAGTGA
- the LOC141677621 gene encoding 3-isopropylmalate dehydratase large subunit, chloroplastic isoform X1: MASAAIASSSSSSFIIQQRKDVGLSPFSPNTSFNLSNSKKKVFSKNKIVSVMAPQSQRTPSTTGSVKTGMTMTEKILARASEKPQLRPGENVWVNVDILMTHDVCGPGSIGIFKKEFGQDAKVWDREKLVIIPDHYIFTKDERANRNVDILRDFCNEQNIKYFYDINDLGNFKANPDYKGVCHVALAQEGHCRPGEVLLGTDSHTCTAGAFGQFATGIGNTDAGFVLGTGKLLLKVPPTLRFVMDGEMPDYLLAKDLILQIIGEISVSGATYKSMEFVGSTVESLSMEERMTLCNMVVEAGGKNGVIPADATTYKYLEDKTSLPYEALYSDEKARFLSEYRFDISKLEPLVAKPHSPDNRALARECKDVKIDRVYIGSCTGGKTEDFLAAAKVFLASGKKVKVPTFLVPATQKVWMDVYSLPVPGSGGKTCSQIFEEAGCDTPASPSCGACLGGPKDTYARMNEAQVCVSTTNRNFPGRMGHKDGQIYLASPYTAAASALTGYVTDPREFLQ; encoded by the exons ATGGCTTCTGCTGCTATTGCTTCTTCAAGTTCCTCATCTTTCATCATTCAG CAGAGAAAAGATGTGGGTTTGTCTCCTTTTTCACCCAACACTTCATTTAACCTCTCAAATTCCAAGAAAAAGGTGTTTTCCAAGAACAAAATTGTCTCTGTTATGGCCCCACAGTCTCAAAGAACACCTTCCACCACTGGCTCA GTTAAGACTGGTATGACTATGACAGAGAAGATACTAGCAAGGGCTTCTGAGAAACCCCAGTTGAGACCTGGGGAGAATGTTTGGGTTAATGTTGATATTTTGATGACCCATGATGTTTGTGGCCCGGGTTCTATTGGTATTTTTAAGAAAGAGTTTGGACAGGATGCTAAG GTATGGGACCGTGAGAAGCTCGTCATTATACCTGATCACTATATATTTACCAAAGATGAGCGAGCAAATCGAAATGTTGATATTTTGAGAGATTTTTGCAATGAGCAAAATATCAAGTATTTCTATGATATTAACGATCTTGGCAATTTCAAG GCCAATCCAGATTATAAGGGTGTATGCCATGTCGCTCTTGCTCAAGAAGGTCACTGCAGGCCTGGGGAG GTCCTGCTAGGAACAGATTCTCACACGTGTACAGCAGGTGCATTTGGTCAGTTTGCGACAGGTATAGGTAATACTGACGCTGGTTTCGTATTGGGAACAGGAAAGCTTTTGCTAAAG GTGCCTCCAACTTTGAGGTTTGTTATGGATGGTGAAATGCCGGACTACTTGCTTGCCAAGGATTTGATTTTACAA ATTATTGGTGAAATTTCAGTCTCTGGTGCAACATACAAGTCGATGGAGTTTGTAGGGTCTACTGTAGAAAGCTTAAGT ATGGAGGAGAGGATGACTTTATGCAACATGGTTGTTGAAGCTGGTGGGAAAAATGGTGTTATTCCAGCTGATGCTACTACTTATAAGTACCTTGAG GACAAAACATCTCTGCCCTATGAAGCACTTTACAGTGATGAGAAAGCAAG ATTTCTTTCTGAGTACAGATTTGATATCTCAAAGCTGGAGCCACTGGTAGCGAAG CCTCATTCGCCTGATAATCGTGCATTGGCAAGGGAATGCAAAGATGTCAAAATCGACAGAGTGTATATTGGATCTTGTACTGGTGGAAAAACTGAGGATTTTCTAGCTGCAGCCAAAGTTTTTCTAGCTTCA GGTAAAAAAGTGAAAGTACCCACCTTCCTGGTCCCTGCAACCCAAAAG GTTTGGATGGATGTGTATAGCCTTCCAGTGCCAGGGTCTGGTGGGAAGACTTGTTCTCAGATATTTGAAGAAGCAGGCTGTGATACACCTGCAAGTCCTAGCTGTGGTGCTTGTTTAGGTGGTCCAAAGGACACTTATGCACGCATGAATGAAGCACAG GTCTGTGTCTCCACAACCAATAGGAACTTCCCTGGTCGCATGGGTCACAAGGACGGCCAGATTTATCTTGCTTCTCCATATACTGCTGCAGCATCGGCTTTGACTGGCTATGTAACTGACCCAAGGGAGTTTTTGCAGTAG
- the LOC141677621 gene encoding 3-isopropylmalate dehydratase large subunit, chloroplastic isoform X2, with product MASAAIASSSSSSFIIQRKDVGLSPFSPNTSFNLSNSKKKVFSKNKIVSVMAPQSQRTPSTTGSVKTGMTMTEKILARASEKPQLRPGENVWVNVDILMTHDVCGPGSIGIFKKEFGQDAKVWDREKLVIIPDHYIFTKDERANRNVDILRDFCNEQNIKYFYDINDLGNFKANPDYKGVCHVALAQEGHCRPGEVLLGTDSHTCTAGAFGQFATGIGNTDAGFVLGTGKLLLKVPPTLRFVMDGEMPDYLLAKDLILQIIGEISVSGATYKSMEFVGSTVESLSMEERMTLCNMVVEAGGKNGVIPADATTYKYLEDKTSLPYEALYSDEKARFLSEYRFDISKLEPLVAKPHSPDNRALARECKDVKIDRVYIGSCTGGKTEDFLAAAKVFLASGKKVKVPTFLVPATQKVWMDVYSLPVPGSGGKTCSQIFEEAGCDTPASPSCGACLGGPKDTYARMNEAQVCVSTTNRNFPGRMGHKDGQIYLASPYTAAASALTGYVTDPREFLQ from the exons ATGGCTTCTGCTGCTATTGCTTCTTCAAGTTCCTCATCTTTCATCATTCAG AGAAAAGATGTGGGTTTGTCTCCTTTTTCACCCAACACTTCATTTAACCTCTCAAATTCCAAGAAAAAGGTGTTTTCCAAGAACAAAATTGTCTCTGTTATGGCCCCACAGTCTCAAAGAACACCTTCCACCACTGGCTCA GTTAAGACTGGTATGACTATGACAGAGAAGATACTAGCAAGGGCTTCTGAGAAACCCCAGTTGAGACCTGGGGAGAATGTTTGGGTTAATGTTGATATTTTGATGACCCATGATGTTTGTGGCCCGGGTTCTATTGGTATTTTTAAGAAAGAGTTTGGACAGGATGCTAAG GTATGGGACCGTGAGAAGCTCGTCATTATACCTGATCACTATATATTTACCAAAGATGAGCGAGCAAATCGAAATGTTGATATTTTGAGAGATTTTTGCAATGAGCAAAATATCAAGTATTTCTATGATATTAACGATCTTGGCAATTTCAAG GCCAATCCAGATTATAAGGGTGTATGCCATGTCGCTCTTGCTCAAGAAGGTCACTGCAGGCCTGGGGAG GTCCTGCTAGGAACAGATTCTCACACGTGTACAGCAGGTGCATTTGGTCAGTTTGCGACAGGTATAGGTAATACTGACGCTGGTTTCGTATTGGGAACAGGAAAGCTTTTGCTAAAG GTGCCTCCAACTTTGAGGTTTGTTATGGATGGTGAAATGCCGGACTACTTGCTTGCCAAGGATTTGATTTTACAA ATTATTGGTGAAATTTCAGTCTCTGGTGCAACATACAAGTCGATGGAGTTTGTAGGGTCTACTGTAGAAAGCTTAAGT ATGGAGGAGAGGATGACTTTATGCAACATGGTTGTTGAAGCTGGTGGGAAAAATGGTGTTATTCCAGCTGATGCTACTACTTATAAGTACCTTGAG GACAAAACATCTCTGCCCTATGAAGCACTTTACAGTGATGAGAAAGCAAG ATTTCTTTCTGAGTACAGATTTGATATCTCAAAGCTGGAGCCACTGGTAGCGAAG CCTCATTCGCCTGATAATCGTGCATTGGCAAGGGAATGCAAAGATGTCAAAATCGACAGAGTGTATATTGGATCTTGTACTGGTGGAAAAACTGAGGATTTTCTAGCTGCAGCCAAAGTTTTTCTAGCTTCA GGTAAAAAAGTGAAAGTACCCACCTTCCTGGTCCCTGCAACCCAAAAG GTTTGGATGGATGTGTATAGCCTTCCAGTGCCAGGGTCTGGTGGGAAGACTTGTTCTCAGATATTTGAAGAAGCAGGCTGTGATACACCTGCAAGTCCTAGCTGTGGTGCTTGTTTAGGTGGTCCAAAGGACACTTATGCACGCATGAATGAAGCACAG GTCTGTGTCTCCACAACCAATAGGAACTTCCCTGGTCGCATGGGTCACAAGGACGGCCAGATTTATCTTGCTTCTCCATATACTGCTGCAGCATCGGCTTTGACTGGCTATGTAACTGACCCAAGGGAGTTTTTGCAGTAG